Proteins from a genomic interval of Papaver somniferum cultivar HN1 chromosome 4, ASM357369v1, whole genome shotgun sequence:
- the LOC113271803 gene encoding uncharacterized protein LOC113271803 isoform X4 produces MYNSRVTVSDCALKMGKSTSGGGDSSSLLMPGVKSDDRSRERKPRKIRCPAIAKTPDELEASFIQLYAAYSEAAAHNKEEGEFADCEKKLIEMIFQGRAAVAKTASSSRELIIWVSAAIREYPDNKVHFVNAGGIEAMIKLLQDGQKLGDYIYGSAIVALDIVKDCLAASDKFENDDLELGIAIFPASMDMILSTTHCKEEIEERLISLIESLTGGKTENYTLLEKFGENDWERITWLMELFTRYSKRVGAVANRLKSEQLDSFELYKKKCGDGFSTLQSIAVILGYLWLPEIKAKIESELSRHRIEKKLVLDVLSVCIQISPVHLCQVFSSCDC; encoded by the exons ATGTATAATTCTAGGGTTACGGTCTCAGATTGTGCACTAAAGATGGGTAAGTCAACGTCCGGCGGTGGCGATTCATCATCTCTCCTTATGCCTGGGGTTAAATCAGATGATCGATCTAGAGAGAGGAAACCCCGCAAAATCAGATGTCCTGCTATCGCTAAAACACCAGATGAACTTGAGGCATCCTTCATACAACTATACGCTGCTTACAGCGAAGCAGCAGCTCATAATAAGGAGGAGGGTGAATTCGCTGATTGTGAAAAGAAACTTATTGAG ATGATTTTTCAAGGAAGAGCAGCTGTAGCAAAAACCGCGAGCAGTTCCAGGGAACTGATTATTTGGGTATCAGCAGCAATAAGAG AATATCCGGACAACAAAGTGCATTTTGTCAATGCTGGAGGAATCGAGGCAATGATTAAACTTTTACAGGACGGGCAGAAATTGGGTGATTATATTTATGGATCTGCGATTGTGGCACTTGATATAGTGAAAGATTGTCTTGCTGCTTCTGACAAGTTTGAGAATGATGATTTGGAATTGGGCATTGCAATATTCCCTGCTTCCATGGATATG ATTCTGAGCACTACGCattgtaaagaagaaattgaagaacgtCTTATATCTCTAATCGAATCATTAACTG GTGGCAAGACGGAAAATTATACATTGTTAGAAAAGTTTGGGGAGAATGATTGGGAAAGAATCACTTGGCTTATGGAGCTCTTCACACG ATATTCCAAAAGAGTTGGCGCAGTGGCGAATCGTCTCAAAAGCGAACAG CTGGACTCGTTTGAGCTCTACAAGAAAAAATGTGGAGATGGATTCTCCACGCTTCAG TCGATTGCTGTTATTCTTGGTTATCTTTGGTTGCCCGA GATAAAGGCTAAGATTGAAAGTGAACTGTCTCGTCACCGGATAGAGAAGAAACTTGTGCTAGATGTTCTCTCGGTATGTATTCAAATAAGTCCCGTTCATTTGTGTCAAGTATTTTCATCATGTGATTGTTAA
- the LOC113271803 gene encoding uncharacterized protein LOC113271803 isoform X2 — protein MYNSRVTVSDCALKMGKSTSGGGDSSSLLMPGVKSDDRSRERKPRKIRCPAIAKTPDELEASFIQLYAAYSEAAAHNKEEGEFADCEKKLIEVIRGFRNLKIVYSNVRQFFRQVLDLKKAVPLMIDLLKYDKCGKRLASCILITFEELTHVAFQVPSQEIQVGKLVKSLVEMEALEVFVSTLGKISEDDDLRAVQTIAQMIFQGRAAVAKTASSSRELIIWVSAAIREYPDNKVHFVNAGGIEAMIKLLQDGQKLGDYIYGSAIVALDIVKDCLAASDKFENDDLELGIAIFPASMDMILSTTHCKEEIEERLISLIESLTGGKTENYTLLEKFGENDWERITWLMELFTRYSKRVGAVANRLKSEQLDSFELYKKKCGDGFSTLQSIAVILGYLWLPEIKAKIESELSRHRIEKKLVLDVLSVCIQISPVHLCQVFSSCDC, from the exons ATGTATAATTCTAGGGTTACGGTCTCAGATTGTGCACTAAAGATGGGTAAGTCAACGTCCGGCGGTGGCGATTCATCATCTCTCCTTATGCCTGGGGTTAAATCAGATGATCGATCTAGAGAGAGGAAACCCCGCAAAATCAGATGTCCTGCTATCGCTAAAACACCAGATGAACTTGAGGCATCCTTCATACAACTATACGCTGCTTACAGCGAAGCAGCAGCTCATAATAAGGAGGAGGGTGAATTCGCTGATTGTGAAAAGAAACTTATTGAGGTAATCAGAGGTTTTAGAAATCTCAAAATAGTTTATAGTAATGTTCGTCAATTTTTTCGTCAGGTTTTAGATCTTAAGAAGGCTGTTCCATTGATGATTGATTTATTGAAATATGATAAATGCGGGAAGCGTTTAGCTAGTTGTATTCTTATTACTTTCGAAGAGCTAACTCATGTGGCATTTCAAGTTCCTAGTCAAGAGATACAAGTTGGCAAATTGGTTAAATCTCTAGTTGAAATGGAAGCCTTGGAAGTATTTGTTTCTACTCTTGGTAAGATTTCTGAAGACGATGATTTACGAGCAGTACAAACTATTGCGCAGATGATTTTTCAAGGAAGAGCAGCTGTAGCAAAAACCGCGAGCAGTTCCAGGGAACTGATTATTTGGGTATCAGCAGCAATAAGAG AATATCCGGACAACAAAGTGCATTTTGTCAATGCTGGAGGAATCGAGGCAATGATTAAACTTTTACAGGACGGGCAGAAATTGGGTGATTATATTTATGGATCTGCGATTGTGGCACTTGATATAGTGAAAGATTGTCTTGCTGCTTCTGACAAGTTTGAGAATGATGATTTGGAATTGGGCATTGCAATATTCCCTGCTTCCATGGATATG ATTCTGAGCACTACGCattgtaaagaagaaattgaagaacgtCTTATATCTCTAATCGAATCATTAACTG GTGGCAAGACGGAAAATTATACATTGTTAGAAAAGTTTGGGGAGAATGATTGGGAAAGAATCACTTGGCTTATGGAGCTCTTCACACG ATATTCCAAAAGAGTTGGCGCAGTGGCGAATCGTCTCAAAAGCGAACAG CTGGACTCGTTTGAGCTCTACAAGAAAAAATGTGGAGATGGATTCTCCACGCTTCAG TCGATTGCTGTTATTCTTGGTTATCTTTGGTTGCCCGA GATAAAGGCTAAGATTGAAAGTGAACTGTCTCGTCACCGGATAGAGAAGAAACTTGTGCTAGATGTTCTCTCGGTATGTATTCAAATAAGTCCCGTTCATTTGTGTCAAGTATTTTCATCATGTGATTGTTAA
- the LOC113271803 gene encoding uncharacterized protein LOC113271803 isoform X3, translated as MYNSRVTVSDCALKMGKSTSGGGDSSSLLMPGVKSDDRSRERKPRKIRCPAIAKTPDELEASFIQLYAAYSEAAAHNKEEGEFADCEKKLIEMIFQGRAAVAKTASSSRELIIWVSAAIRGTKWDAKVCAVGFLHTLLMNYTENRLLLGTDTLPAVVDALSSLIMSPEEEKTEKQKRKEEEEDLPLTLFGCLFFLLEYPDNKVHFVNAGGIEAMIKLLQDGQKLGDYIYGSAIVALDIVKDCLAASDKFENDDLELGIAIFPASMDMILSTTHCKEEIEERLISLIESLTGGKTENYTLLEKFGENDWERITWLMELFTRYSKRVGAVANRLKSEQLDSFELYKKKCGDGFSTLQSIAVILGYLWLPEIKAKIESELSRHRIEKKLVLDVLSVCIQISPVHLCQVFSSCDC; from the exons ATGTATAATTCTAGGGTTACGGTCTCAGATTGTGCACTAAAGATGGGTAAGTCAACGTCCGGCGGTGGCGATTCATCATCTCTCCTTATGCCTGGGGTTAAATCAGATGATCGATCTAGAGAGAGGAAACCCCGCAAAATCAGATGTCCTGCTATCGCTAAAACACCAGATGAACTTGAGGCATCCTTCATACAACTATACGCTGCTTACAGCGAAGCAGCAGCTCATAATAAGGAGGAGGGTGAATTCGCTGATTGTGAAAAGAAACTTATTGAG ATGATTTTTCAAGGAAGAGCAGCTGTAGCAAAAACCGCGAGCAGTTCCAGGGAACTGATTATTTGGGTATCAGCAGCAATAAGAGGTACCAAATGGGATGCAAAAGTGTGTGCTGTGGGTTTTTTACATACTCTTTTGATGAATTATACGGAAAATAGACTTCTATTGGGAACGGACACCCTACCTGCTGTTGTAGATGCTCTTTCATCTCTTATTATGAGtcctgaagaagaaaaaacagaaaaacaaaaaagaaaagaagaagaagaagacctgCCTTTGACtttgtttggttgtttatttTTTCTATTAGAATATCCGGACAACAAAGTGCATTTTGTCAATGCTGGAGGAATCGAGGCAATGATTAAACTTTTACAGGACGGGCAGAAATTGGGTGATTATATTTATGGATCTGCGATTGTGGCACTTGATATAGTGAAAGATTGTCTTGCTGCTTCTGACAAGTTTGAGAATGATGATTTGGAATTGGGCATTGCAATATTCCCTGCTTCCATGGATATG ATTCTGAGCACTACGCattgtaaagaagaaattgaagaacgtCTTATATCTCTAATCGAATCATTAACTG GTGGCAAGACGGAAAATTATACATTGTTAGAAAAGTTTGGGGAGAATGATTGGGAAAGAATCACTTGGCTTATGGAGCTCTTCACACG ATATTCCAAAAGAGTTGGCGCAGTGGCGAATCGTCTCAAAAGCGAACAG CTGGACTCGTTTGAGCTCTACAAGAAAAAATGTGGAGATGGATTCTCCACGCTTCAG TCGATTGCTGTTATTCTTGGTTATCTTTGGTTGCCCGA GATAAAGGCTAAGATTGAAAGTGAACTGTCTCGTCACCGGATAGAGAAGAAACTTGTGCTAGATGTTCTCTCGGTATGTATTCAAATAAGTCCCGTTCATTTGTGTCAAGTATTTTCATCATGTGATTGTTAA
- the LOC113271803 gene encoding uncharacterized protein LOC113271803 isoform X1, with the protein MYNSRVTVSDCALKMGKSTSGGGDSSSLLMPGVKSDDRSRERKPRKIRCPAIAKTPDELEASFIQLYAAYSEAAAHNKEEGEFADCEKKLIEVIRGFRNLKIVYSNVRQFFRQVLDLKKAVPLMIDLLKYDKCGKRLASCILITFEELTHVAFQVPSQEIQVGKLVKSLVEMEALEVFVSTLGKISEDDDLRAVQTIAQMIFQGRAAVAKTASSSRELIIWVSAAIRGTKWDAKVCAVGFLHTLLMNYTENRLLLGTDTLPAVVDALSSLIMSPEEEKTEKQKRKEEEEDLPLTLFGCLFFLLEYPDNKVHFVNAGGIEAMIKLLQDGQKLGDYIYGSAIVALDIVKDCLAASDKFENDDLELGIAIFPASMDMILSTTHCKEEIEERLISLIESLTGGKTENYTLLEKFGENDWERITWLMELFTRYSKRVGAVANRLKSEQLDSFELYKKKCGDGFSTLQSIAVILGYLWLPEIKAKIESELSRHRIEKKLVLDVLSVCIQISPVHLCQVFSSCDC; encoded by the exons ATGTATAATTCTAGGGTTACGGTCTCAGATTGTGCACTAAAGATGGGTAAGTCAACGTCCGGCGGTGGCGATTCATCATCTCTCCTTATGCCTGGGGTTAAATCAGATGATCGATCTAGAGAGAGGAAACCCCGCAAAATCAGATGTCCTGCTATCGCTAAAACACCAGATGAACTTGAGGCATCCTTCATACAACTATACGCTGCTTACAGCGAAGCAGCAGCTCATAATAAGGAGGAGGGTGAATTCGCTGATTGTGAAAAGAAACTTATTGAGGTAATCAGAGGTTTTAGAAATCTCAAAATAGTTTATAGTAATGTTCGTCAATTTTTTCGTCAGGTTTTAGATCTTAAGAAGGCTGTTCCATTGATGATTGATTTATTGAAATATGATAAATGCGGGAAGCGTTTAGCTAGTTGTATTCTTATTACTTTCGAAGAGCTAACTCATGTGGCATTTCAAGTTCCTAGTCAAGAGATACAAGTTGGCAAATTGGTTAAATCTCTAGTTGAAATGGAAGCCTTGGAAGTATTTGTTTCTACTCTTGGTAAGATTTCTGAAGACGATGATTTACGAGCAGTACAAACTATTGCGCAGATGATTTTTCAAGGAAGAGCAGCTGTAGCAAAAACCGCGAGCAGTTCCAGGGAACTGATTATTTGGGTATCAGCAGCAATAAGAGGTACCAAATGGGATGCAAAAGTGTGTGCTGTGGGTTTTTTACATACTCTTTTGATGAATTATACGGAAAATAGACTTCTATTGGGAACGGACACCCTACCTGCTGTTGTAGATGCTCTTTCATCTCTTATTATGAGtcctgaagaagaaaaaacagaaaaacaaaaaagaaaagaagaagaagaagacctgCCTTTGACtttgtttggttgtttatttTTTCTATTAGAATATCCGGACAACAAAGTGCATTTTGTCAATGCTGGAGGAATCGAGGCAATGATTAAACTTTTACAGGACGGGCAGAAATTGGGTGATTATATTTATGGATCTGCGATTGTGGCACTTGATATAGTGAAAGATTGTCTTGCTGCTTCTGACAAGTTTGAGAATGATGATTTGGAATTGGGCATTGCAATATTCCCTGCTTCCATGGATATG ATTCTGAGCACTACGCattgtaaagaagaaattgaagaacgtCTTATATCTCTAATCGAATCATTAACTG GTGGCAAGACGGAAAATTATACATTGTTAGAAAAGTTTGGGGAGAATGATTGGGAAAGAATCACTTGGCTTATGGAGCTCTTCACACG ATATTCCAAAAGAGTTGGCGCAGTGGCGAATCGTCTCAAAAGCGAACAG CTGGACTCGTTTGAGCTCTACAAGAAAAAATGTGGAGATGGATTCTCCACGCTTCAG TCGATTGCTGTTATTCTTGGTTATCTTTGGTTGCCCGA GATAAAGGCTAAGATTGAAAGTGAACTGTCTCGTCACCGGATAGAGAAGAAACTTGTGCTAGATGTTCTCTCGGTATGTATTCAAATAAGTCCCGTTCATTTGTGTCAAGTATTTTCATCATGTGATTGTTAA